A region of Lycium barbarum isolate Lr01 chromosome 3, ASM1917538v2, whole genome shotgun sequence DNA encodes the following proteins:
- the LOC132632997 gene encoding protein LURP-one-related 12-like: protein MKGKFVVEETFVCSEEMNLTVLKTSLFFTGDGFTAYDCKGEVVFRVDSYGPESRDLGELVLMDGAGKCLLTVRRKRPSLHNRWEGYLGEREEGAKPIFSVRRSSIIGRSNVTVEVYSNPTEEYQIEGSFAQRNCTFFNADKVSVAEIRRKVDACANVVLGKDVFSLSIKPGFDSAFAMGLVLVLDQINVDDFTDNRVDVDPISDDSNHSS from the exons ATGAAGGGTAAAtttgttgttgaagaaacattCGTTTGTAGTGAAGAGATGAATCTCACAGTTCTTAAGACCTCCCTTTTCTTCACTGGGGATGGGTTCACTGCATACGACTGCAAAGGGGAGGTTGTGTTCCGAGTGGACTCGTATGGTCCAGAATCTCGTGACCTGGGTGAACTCGTTCTCATGGACGGCGCTGGCAAATGCCTTCTCACTGTCCGTCGGAAG AGGCCGAGTTTGCATAACAGGTGGGAAGGCTATTTAGGGGAAAGAGAAGAGGGAGCAAAGCCAATATTCAGCGTGCGTAGATCCTCAATAATCGGAAGATCTAACGTGACAGTGGAGGTATACAGCAATCCAACGGAGGAGTATCAGATCGAAGGGTCATTTGCGCAAAGGAACTGCACATTCTTCAACGCCGACAAAGTATCAGTGGCTGAGATTAGACGCAAAGTGGATGCTTGTGCTAATGTAGTGCTTGGCAAGGACGTTTTCTCTCTTTCAATAAAGCCTGGTTTTGATAGTGCGTTTGCCATGGGATTAGTTCTCGTGCTTGATCAAATCAACGTTGATGATTTTACTGATAATCGGGTCGATGTCGACCCTATTTCAGATGATTCCAATCATTCTTCATAG
- the LOC132632998 gene encoding palmitoyl-monogalactosyldiacylglycerol delta-7 desaturase, chloroplastic, protein MALLSPPPSKPKPYPFSPLSRAIHRPAQATKNLNISCAATKLSLVNKLNCYGLEGKVSFTRRVMPIPTVNAVAAPVSENGKESNLKKILLSDVVVTRPRNVLFGRKWNSLDMGSAAVVVSMHLLCLFAPFTFNWAALGIAFGLYVMTGLLGITLSFHRNLSHRSFKLPKWLEYFCAYCGVQALQGNPIDWVSTHRYHHQFCDSDKDPHSPLEGFWVSHMSWMFDTNTITERTGKPNNVGDLEKQGFYRFVRDTYIIHPVALAALLYAMGGFPYIVWGMGVRIVWVYHITWLVNSASHVWGKQAWNTGDLSRNNWWVALLAFGEGWHNNHHAFEYSARHGLEWWQLDMTWYVVRFLQAIGLATDVKLPTETHKKRLALADS, encoded by the exons ATGGCCCTCTTATCACCACCTCCCTCCAAGCCTAAGCCCTACCCATTTTCCCCGCTTTCCCGAGCAATTCATAGGCCTGCTCAagcaacaaaaaatttaaatatctCGTGTGCTGCAACAAAGTTAAGCCTAGTTAACAAGTTGAATTGTTATGGACTGGAAGGAAAAGTTAGCTTTACTAGAAGAGTAATGCCAATACCAACTGTGAATGCAGTGGCAGCGCCGGTATCAGAAAATGGAAAAGAATCGAATTTGAAGAAAATTCTGCTTTCTGATGTTGTGGTAACGCGGCCTAGGAATGTGCTTTTTGGTAGGAAGTGGAATTCATTGGATATGGGCTCAGCTGCAGTGGTTGTGTCTATGCATTTGCTCTGTTTATTTGCACCTTTTACTTTCAATTGGGCTGCTCTTGGGATTGCATTCGGGTTATATGTAATGACTGGACTTCTGGGTATTACACTTTCTTTTCACAGAAACCTTTCTCATAGAAGTTTCAAACTTCCCAAATGGCTAGAGTACTTTTGTGCTTATTGTGGTGTCCAAGCACTTCAG GGCAATCCAATTGATTGGGTAAGTACTCATAGGTACCATCATCAGTTTTGTGATTCTGATAAAGACCCTCACAGTCCTCTTGAAGGATTTTGGGTCAGTCACATGAGTTGGATGTTTGATACCAACACCATTACTGAAAGG ACTGGGAAGCCCAATAATGTGGGGGATTTAGAGAAGCAAGGATTCTATCGGTTTGTTCGCGATACTTATATTATTCATCCTGTAGCACTTGCAGCTCTGCTATATGCAATGGGAGGATTTCCGTACATTGTCTGGGGCATG GGGGTGAGAATTGTGTGGGTATACCACATAACTTGGCTGGTaaattcagcaagccatgtatGGGGAAAGCAGGCGTGGAATACTGGTGACTTATCAAGGAACAACTG GTGGGTGGCATTGCTTGCATTTGGAGAGGGTTGGCACAACAACCACCACGCGTTTGAGTATTCCGCCAGGCACGGGTTAGAATGGTGGCAACTTGATATGACTTGGTATGTAGTGAGGTTTCTTCAAGCTATTGGATTGGCCACTGATGTCAAGTTGCCAACTGAAACTCATAAAAAGAGACTGGCTTTAGCTGACAGTTAG
- the LOC132634298 gene encoding pseudo histidine-containing phosphotransfer protein 6, giving the protein MLGLGVERLRADMNRLLALLFHQGVLDEQYLQLQQLQDESSPNFVSEVVNIYFQESEKLLRNLRCCLMDREFSDYKKMGVHLNQFIGSSSSIGAKRVRNVCVAFRVASEQNNRLGCLRALELLEHEYCYLKNKLHELFQIEQQRLLAAAVRYPVQH; this is encoded by the exons ATGCTTGGTCTCGGCGTTGAACGCTTGCGAGCTGATATGAATCGCTTGCTCGCGTTACTCTTTCACCAG GGAGTATTGGACGAGCAATATTTGCAGCTGCAACAGCTTCAAGATGAATCCTCTCCTAATTTCGTCTCTGAAGTTGTCAACATCTACTTCCAAGAATCCGAAAAGCTCTTACGAAATCTCAGATGCTGCTT GATGGACAGGGAGTTCTCGGACTACAAGAAAATGGGAGTGCATTTGAACCAGTTCATAGGAAGTAGCTCAAGCATTGGTGCCAAACGCGTTAGGAATGTTTGTGTGGCCTTTCGCGTTGCTTCCGAGCAGAATAACAGACTAGG ATGTTTGAGAGCTTTAGAGTTGCTTGAGCATGAATACTGTTATCTCAAGAACAAACTTCATGAACTTTTCCAG ATAGAGCAGCAAAGACTTTTAGCAGCTGCAGTCAGGTACCCAGTTCAGCACTAA